In the genome of Aequorivita sp. H23M31, the window CTCGGTTTTCAATTTCGAAATCTAAAATGGGGCGTTTATAAGTCGCATGAATATCCCCATAGTGAATATTATAAACCCCTTTTTCCTCTTCATAATTCAATTGATTTCTTGAAAGTGAATTGGTACTTAAAAAATCAAACACCTCATCGATTCTTGGCGTTTCCCAATCCTGCGGTATCCATCCAAGCTTGGTTTTTTTATATCCTTCCTTTGCTAAACCTGCCCGTCCGGCAGGCGGGGCTACGGAAGACACGCCCTCCCTTGTCAAAGCAGAATTCTCCCTTAATTTAACGGGGTCGCAGGTTTGAATACTGCCGCGGTCACTTCTTGAATTAGCTATGTTTTTTTCTTCCATTATAAATCAATCGTTTTTTTGGGGTCAAAGCCCAAGTGCTCGTTATATGCCACATATCCCAATTGGTTGGTGCATAGTTCCGTTTTCCCTATTTTGAAATTAGGTATGTTGCGATGGTGGTGCCCAAAGACCCAATATGCTGGCTGTGTTTTTTCAATGAGACTTTCAAGCTCAGTCGCAAAAGCTTCATTTAAAGGGCTGTTTAAGTATTCCAAAGGATAGTTTCTAAACGTAGGCACGTGATGGGTAACAACAACTTTTTTAGGGTGTTTGCTCAGGGATAATTCCCGCTCTAAAAAGTGAAGACTTTCTTTGTGGTAGTCATTGTAATCTGCAATCTTTAAGGGGCAATTTTTATAATTTATCAGTTTAAAATCATTAAGTTGGCTTTGTATATTTTCAGCATTTTCTGCGCTTATTTTCGACCAAAGTGATGAAAATATAAACTTGATGTCTTCTATAATTAAGGATTGATTGTTTACCAAAAACAGATTGTGCCGGATGGCTTCGTTAAAAGTGCCGCATTTATCTGCCAAATCAGATCGATAATACTCGTGATTGCCAGGCACCCAATAAGTTTTTTCAAAATGATCAGACAAATAATCAAAAAAGTTATTGTGCCTATCTATTTCGCGAAAGGGCACTATGTCTCCTGCCAACAGCAATACATCGGCCACTGGCTCAATGGGTCGAGCTTTTAGGTATGCCCTGTTTTCGGGAAACTCTAGATGCAAATCAGATGCGTATTGGAAGGTCATAAATTCTATTTTATCTCTAAATTGATAGTTGCTCCTTTTGCTTTGTGATCAATCGGCACTTCTCTTTATTTTTTGTTTTTCAAATCTTTTACCGTTTTATCAAAATCTGACACATATTTCGGAACGGGTAATAGGTGCCCTCGGATCATAATCAATACTGGCTTCGGCATAGATATCGGTAATCTTTTGATAAAACCTCCGCTCCGAAGCTCTTATGGAACGTATGCGCTCCAATAATTCATCAAAATAATCCTGACCGAAATTTTTAGCTTGTTTTAATCTGTCATCATCCAGAACAAAACCTTTGATGATAAATTCTTTTAAAGTTTTAGTTGCCCAAATTCTAAACTGGGTGGCATTAAAACTGTTTACGCGATAGCCTACGGAGATAATTGCGTCGAGATTATAAAACTCTATTTCACGGGCAACCTGGCGTTGCCCTTCCTTTTGAACTATCCGGAATTTCCGGATAGTTGGTTCCTGATCCAATTCCCCAGATTCGAATATGTTTTTTAGATGCTCGTTAATGGTTCGCACGTCAACATCAAAAAGCTCGGCCATCTTCTTCTGGGACAGCCAAAATGTTTCATCCTCAAAGCGAATATCCAACTTCACTTCACCGTTGGGTGTCGTGTAAAGGATAATTTCAGATTCTTTCATATCAATGCTTCATTTTTAATTCCCTCGAATTCGGGGGAATTGAAATCCGTGTTGTTCAATTGCTCCCAAAACTCTAAAAACTACATTTCCAACACTT includes:
- a CDS encoding metallophosphoesterase; the encoded protein is MTFQYASDLHLEFPENRAYLKARPIEPVADVLLLAGDIVPFREIDRHNNFFDYLSDHFEKTYWVPGNHEYYRSDLADKCGTFNEAIRHNLFLVNNQSLIIEDIKFIFSSLWSKISAENAENIQSQLNDFKLINYKNCPLKIADYNDYHKESLHFLERELSLSKHPKKVVVTHHVPTFRNYPLEYLNSPLNEAFATELESLIEKTQPAYWVFGHHHRNIPNFKIGKTELCTNQLGYVAYNEHLGFDPKKTIDL
- a CDS encoding virulence RhuM family protein; amino-acid sequence: MKESEIILYTTPNGEVKLDIRFEDETFWLSQKKMAELFDVDVRTINEHLKNIFESGELDQEPTIRKFRIVQKEGQRQVAREIEFYNLDAIISVGYRVNSFNATQFRIWATKTLKEFIIKGFVLDDDRLKQAKNFGQDYFDELLERIRSIRASERRFYQKITDIYAEASIDYDPRAPITRSEICVRF